The following are from one region of the Halosolutus amylolyticus genome:
- a CDS encoding NAD(P)/FAD-dependent oxidoreductase, translated as MERVDVAIVGGGPAGSSAAERAAAHGAETVLFEQGVPREDRDGLGPDSTDAAGMLDYWIDIMDFDYREIPDEVVHQELEATEFIGPNSAVEMTTTGMEASYPKFGYTFHRARMDDWLHERADDAGADLRVGTGVKSLETDLRSSNPKGPTHTLTLSDGDQLEAQYVVLADGPQRRITLEALDQFTGPGRSVSDHLSPPEANHIAYQEYREFPPELFAEFEDRLTFWWGYMPGETAYPWIFPNDGTVARVGLTMPIGMELSDVDNPGGYKLLRPSDDQLPSGSEYIRRLLEQEYGDEYDVEEDIPIIEDRGKSKGTETYPISSTRPIDSPVGANIAVAGGAMGTTSAFHEGGYHVAVRSGKIAGRLAATDSIENYNDVWKHAIGDEILRNVAFADIVADYGPDDWDRAFDVVSDMQGDSGENGLFDRRYTAGIGATKILAAYKKKKYQYRNGGYVQLSEDEYFY; from the coding sequence ATGGAACGCGTTGACGTCGCGATCGTCGGTGGCGGCCCCGCCGGGTCCTCCGCGGCCGAACGGGCCGCGGCACACGGTGCCGAGACGGTCCTGTTCGAGCAGGGCGTCCCCCGGGAGGACCGGGACGGACTCGGCCCCGACTCGACCGACGCCGCCGGCATGCTCGACTACTGGATCGACATCATGGACTTCGACTACCGGGAGATACCCGACGAGGTCGTCCACCAGGAACTCGAGGCGACGGAGTTCATCGGGCCGAACAGTGCCGTCGAAATGACAACCACGGGAATGGAGGCCAGCTATCCGAAGTTCGGCTACACCTTCCACCGCGCCCGGATGGACGACTGGCTCCACGAGCGGGCCGACGACGCCGGTGCCGACCTGCGGGTCGGAACGGGGGTCAAATCCCTCGAGACGGATCTCCGATCGTCGAACCCGAAGGGACCGACCCACACGCTGACGCTCTCGGACGGCGACCAGCTAGAGGCGCAGTACGTCGTCCTCGCCGACGGCCCACAGCGTCGGATCACGCTGGAGGCCCTCGACCAGTTCACGGGGCCCGGCCGGAGCGTCTCCGACCACCTCTCGCCGCCCGAGGCCAACCACATCGCCTACCAGGAGTACCGCGAGTTCCCGCCCGAACTGTTCGCGGAGTTCGAAGATCGGCTCACGTTCTGGTGGGGGTACATGCCCGGCGAGACCGCCTACCCGTGGATCTTCCCCAACGACGGCACCGTCGCCCGCGTCGGTCTGACGATGCCGATCGGGATGGAGCTCTCGGACGTCGACAACCCCGGCGGCTACAAACTCCTCCGGCCGAGCGACGATCAGCTCCCCTCTGGCTCCGAGTACATCAGGCGCCTGCTCGAGCAGGAGTACGGCGACGAGTACGACGTCGAGGAAGACATCCCGATCATCGAGGACCGCGGCAAGTCGAAGGGAACCGAGACGTACCCGATCTCGTCGACCCGGCCGATCGACTCGCCCGTCGGCGCGAACATCGCCGTCGCCGGCGGTGCGATGGGCACCACGTCGGCGTTCCACGAGGGCGGCTACCACGTCGCCGTCCGGTCGGGCAAGATCGCCGGTCGACTCGCCGCAACGGACTCGATCGAGAACTACAACGACGTCTGGAAGCACGCGATCGGGGACGAGATCCTGCGCAACGTCGCGTTCGCCGACATCGTCGCGGACTACGGCCCCGACGACTGGGACCGGGCGTTCGACGTCGTCTCCGACATGCAGGGCGACAGCGGCGAGAACGGACTGTTCGACAGGCGATACACCGCAGGGATCGGGGCCACGAAGATCCTCGCGGCGTACAAGAAGAAGAAGTACCAGTACCGCAACGGTGGGTACGTCCAGCTCTCGGAGGACGAGTACTTCTACTGA
- a CDS encoding D-2-hydroxyacid dehydrogenase, which produces MTADESERDESIDPGSADVLVLRKGTHGTPVERYAEALRDRLPDLTVGLARTPGEEREAIETASFVTGMTLDEDLLAAADNLDVFACAYAGTGHLPLDGLADRGVAVTNASGVHGPNIGEHVLGAILHFTRRFHVAERRQRRREWRHYQAHELQGSTVTIVGLGAIGRAVCDRLDPFGVDTIGVRYSPEKGGPTDDVIGFDEEAFHAALARTDYLVLACPLTETTRGLIDRAAFQTLDPNAVLVNIARGPVVETDALVDALRSNWIRGASLDVTDPEPLPEEHPLWNFGNVQITPHNAGHTPKYYDRLADIVATNARRFTEEGSDADLENQVLP; this is translated from the coding sequence ATGACCGCCGACGAGAGCGAACGCGACGAATCGATCGATCCGGGGAGTGCAGACGTCCTCGTCCTCCGGAAGGGGACTCACGGGACGCCGGTCGAACGGTACGCCGAGGCGTTGCGCGATCGCCTCCCTGACCTGACCGTCGGCCTCGCGCGCACGCCGGGCGAGGAACGCGAGGCGATCGAGACCGCGTCGTTCGTCACTGGGATGACCCTCGACGAGGACCTGCTCGCGGCCGCCGACAATCTGGACGTCTTCGCGTGTGCGTACGCGGGGACGGGCCACCTCCCGCTCGACGGCCTCGCGGATCGCGGCGTCGCAGTTACCAACGCCTCGGGCGTTCACGGGCCGAACATCGGGGAACACGTCCTGGGTGCGATCCTTCACTTCACCCGCCGGTTCCACGTGGCCGAGCGCCGCCAGCGCCGCCGGGAGTGGCGCCATTACCAGGCCCACGAGTTGCAGGGGTCGACCGTCACGATCGTCGGCCTCGGCGCGATCGGACGGGCCGTCTGCGATCGCCTCGACCCGTTCGGGGTGGACACGATCGGCGTGCGCTACTCGCCAGAGAAAGGCGGGCCGACGGACGACGTGATCGGGTTCGACGAGGAGGCGTTTCACGCAGCGCTCGCCCGGACCGACTACCTCGTGCTCGCCTGCCCGCTCACGGAGACGACCCGCGGGCTGATCGATCGGGCCGCCTTCCAGACGCTCGATCCGAACGCCGTCCTCGTCAACATCGCCCGCGGGCCGGTCGTCGAGACGGACGCTCTCGTCGACGCGCTCCGCTCGAACTGGATCCGCGGCGCCTCGCTCGACGTGACCGATCCCGAACCGCTCCCCGAAGAGCACCCGCTGTGGAACTTCGGGAACGTCCAGATTACGCCCCACAACGCGGGTCACACGCCGAAGTACTACGATCGACTGGCCGACATCGTCGCCACGAACGCCCGGCGGTTCACGGAAGAGGGATCGGACGCCGACCTCGAGAACCAGGTGCTGCCGTAG
- a CDS encoding DHH family phosphoesterase — protein sequence MSNDNQPTTGTESDPVDSDPADDETIGPESVERSRADRLVELLDGTDSLAIVCHDNPDPDCLASALALKRVAEYASVWDVEFFYGGEVTHPQNRVFVNLLDIDLQYCSDAVADYDRIALVDCSIPGRNNSLDPGTDVDIVIDHHPGDEPPADFVDVREEYSSTTTIIVEYHRALDLPLDADLATALLFAIRRETLDFLRNVTEKEYEAALYLHPFVDLNLLKEMNDPPLSEITVDAIASAIQTRTVQSAYLVATVGRSTERDTLPQAADYLLNLEGVQTVLVFGITGNEIHASARSTDSRVDLADLLEEVFGDVGSAGGHEDMAAAQIPLGLFADVSEEGDDLIDIAARIIERRFFRAAGYEDKDIPKRSE from the coding sequence ATGTCCAACGATAACCAGCCGACCACCGGTACAGAATCCGACCCCGTCGATTCCGACCCGGCAGACGACGAGACGATCGGACCGGAGTCAGTCGAACGATCGCGGGCCGATCGACTCGTCGAACTGCTAGACGGGACGGACTCGCTGGCGATCGTCTGCCACGACAACCCGGACCCGGACTGCCTCGCGAGCGCGCTGGCGCTGAAACGCGTCGCCGAGTACGCCAGCGTCTGGGACGTCGAGTTCTTCTACGGCGGCGAAGTGACCCACCCGCAGAACCGGGTGTTCGTGAACCTGCTCGACATCGACCTCCAGTACTGTAGCGACGCGGTCGCGGACTACGATCGCATCGCGCTCGTCGACTGTTCGATCCCCGGGCGAAACAACAGCCTCGATCCCGGAACAGACGTCGACATCGTGATCGACCACCATCCCGGCGACGAACCGCCGGCGGATTTCGTCGACGTGCGCGAGGAGTACAGCAGCACCACGACGATCATCGTCGAGTACCATCGGGCGCTCGACCTGCCGCTCGACGCCGACCTCGCGACGGCGTTGCTGTTCGCCATTCGCCGCGAGACCCTCGACTTCCTCCGGAACGTCACCGAAAAGGAGTACGAGGCGGCGCTGTACCTCCACCCGTTCGTCGACCTCAACCTCCTCAAGGAGATGAACGACCCGCCGCTCTCGGAGATCACCGTCGACGCGATCGCGAGCGCCATCCAGACACGCACCGTCCAATCGGCGTACCTCGTCGCCACCGTCGGCCGGAGCACCGAACGGGACACGCTCCCCCAGGCGGCCGACTACCTGCTGAACCTCGAGGGCGTCCAGACGGTCCTCGTCTTCGGCATCACCGGCAACGAGATCCACGCCAGCGCCCGATCGACGGACTCGCGGGTCGACCTCGCCGACCTCTTAGAGGAGGTGTTCGGCGACGTCGGCTCCGCCGGCGGCCACGAGGATATGGCGGCCGCACAGATCCCGCTCGGACTCTTCGCCGACGTCTCGGAGGAGGGCGACGACCTCATCGACATTGCCGCCAGGATCATCGAGCGGCGCTTCTTCCGGGCGGCCGGATACGAAGACAAGGACATTCCGAAGCGAAGCGAGTGA
- a CDS encoding helix-turn-helix domain-containing protein — protein sequence MIPLVSDPESLSTPSLPSSDETDASFDALADPRRRAVLRALEGTERPVSLDELADRVSLAERSDERDPIAEWGDALLGSQRRVLISLRHVHVPKLADVGAVDFDADANTVAMRDPGAELLARLDPIEGTGDDTSRPESVTGDSVR from the coding sequence ATGATCCCACTCGTCTCCGACCCCGAATCCCTGTCGACCCCGTCTCTCCCGTCGTCCGACGAAACGGACGCGTCGTTCGACGCGCTCGCGGATCCGCGCCGCCGGGCCGTCCTTCGCGCGCTCGAAGGGACCGAGCGACCGGTTTCGCTCGACGAACTCGCGGATCGCGTGTCGCTCGCCGAGCGATCGGACGAGCGCGACCCGATCGCCGAGTGGGGCGACGCGCTCCTGGGGTCCCAGCGGCGCGTTCTCATCTCGCTCCGGCACGTCCACGTGCCGAAACTGGCGGACGTCGGCGCCGTCGACTTCGACGCCGACGCGAATACCGTCGCCATGCGCGACCCGGGCGCGGAACTGCTCGCCCGACTGGATCCGATCGAGGGAACCGGTGACGACACGTCACGGCCGGAGTCCGTCACCGGAGATTCCGTCCGGTAG
- the asd gene encoding aspartate-semialdehyde dehydrogenase, with amino-acid sequence MAVRVGVLGATGAVGQRLIQLLDPHPEFEVAALTASESSAGKTYRQAAKWRVDSPIPADVAEMTVSATDPDEVPDDVDLLFSSLPSSVGADVEPAFCEAGYVMSSNSSNARMADDVPLVIPEVNAEHIDLLEVQRDERGWDGAMVKNPNCSTITFVPTLAALAEYGLEKVHVATLQAVSGAGYDGVTSMEIIDNALPHIGGEEDKLETESRKLLGEFDGASLTHDGVEVAASCNRIPTIDGHLENVWVETAEALTADAAADAMREYPSLDLPSSPDPLIHVFDEPDRPQPRMDRTLGDGMAIAAGGLRESTFGLQYNCLAHNTIRGAAGASVLNGELLLENGYL; translated from the coding sequence ATGGCAGTACGAGTAGGCGTACTCGGTGCAACCGGTGCCGTCGGACAGCGACTGATTCAGCTTCTCGATCCCCATCCGGAGTTCGAGGTCGCTGCCCTGACCGCGAGCGAGTCGAGTGCCGGCAAGACGTATCGGCAAGCGGCCAAGTGGCGCGTCGACAGCCCGATCCCCGCGGACGTCGCGGAGATGACCGTCTCCGCGACCGATCCCGACGAGGTCCCCGACGACGTCGACCTGCTGTTCTCGTCGCTCCCCTCGAGCGTCGGCGCGGACGTCGAACCGGCGTTCTGTGAGGCGGGCTACGTCATGTCGTCGAACTCCTCGAACGCGCGCATGGCCGACGACGTCCCCCTCGTGATCCCGGAGGTCAACGCCGAACACATCGATCTGCTCGAGGTCCAGCGCGACGAGCGCGGCTGGGACGGTGCGATGGTCAAGAACCCCAACTGCTCGACGATTACCTTCGTCCCCACCCTCGCGGCCCTCGCGGAGTACGGCCTCGAGAAGGTCCACGTCGCGACCCTGCAGGCCGTCTCCGGCGCCGGCTACGACGGCGTCACCTCGATGGAGATCATCGACAACGCCCTCCCCCACATCGGCGGCGAGGAGGACAAACTCGAGACCGAGTCGCGAAAACTGCTCGGCGAGTTCGACGGCGCCTCGCTGACCCACGACGGCGTCGAGGTCGCCGCCTCCTGTAACCGCATCCCGACGATCGACGGCCACCTCGAGAACGTCTGGGTCGAGACCGCAGAGGCCCTCACGGCAGACGCGGCCGCCGACGCGATGCGGGAGTACCCGTCGCTCGACCTTCCCTCCTCGCCCGACCCGCTCATCCACGTCTTCGACGAACCCGATCGGCCCCAGCCCCGGATGGACCGCACGCTCGGCGACGGCATGGCCATCGCCGCCGGCGGCCTGCGAGAGTCCACGTTCGGCCTCCAGTACAACTGCCTCGCCCACAACACGATCCGCGGCGCTGCGGGGGCGAGCGTGCTGAACGGCGAACTCCTGCTGGAGAACGGCTACCTCTAG
- a CDS encoding 30S ribosomal protein S17e — protein sequence MAIKPAYVKKTGNLLLERYPDAFTTDFEQNKDSVEKLTNVESKGVRNRIAGYVTRKKGVEATA from the coding sequence ATGGCCATCAAACCGGCATACGTCAAGAAGACCGGGAACCTCCTCCTGGAGCGGTACCCGGACGCGTTCACGACCGACTTCGAGCAGAACAAAGACAGCGTCGAGAAACTCACCAACGTCGAGTCCAAGGGCGTTCGAAACCGGATCGCGGGCTACGTTACGCGGAAGAAAGGCGTCGAAGCGACGGCGTAA
- a CDS encoding cation:proton antiporter: MSIHVDLDLVALVAAVVGLGVGAQFLAAKYRVPSVLFLIAAGVTVGPEGLGIITTDTFGAALSTIVGVSVAIIVFEGSFRLDFETVSDAPRAVWWLITVGAATTFVGTALTVRFLLGPSWDISLLVAALLVATGPTVITPILAVVPVREAVATTLETEGIVNDVTAAILAIVLFKAMTARELAPRGYVVLFAERLGMGIATGLVIAAVVWVLLTRVDLPAEASPQTARLLTLAAAVVAFAIADSVFSEAGIAAAATAGFVLGNLDLPHRESILQFKRDVTLLVLSFVFIALAALLEFSELVALGVSGLAVVAVLTIVLRPLVVFASTAGGGFSSRERLFLSFVGPRGIIPASVATLFAIRLRTGSPPTDPAGADVLLGTVFLVILVTVVVEAGFAGQIAAALGVTRSDDRE, encoded by the coding sequence GTGTCCATTCACGTCGACCTCGACCTCGTCGCGCTCGTCGCGGCCGTCGTCGGACTCGGCGTCGGCGCACAGTTTCTCGCCGCGAAGTATCGCGTCCCCAGCGTGCTGTTTCTCATCGCGGCTGGCGTCACGGTCGGCCCCGAGGGACTCGGGATCATCACTACCGACACCTTCGGGGCGGCGCTCTCGACCATCGTCGGCGTGAGCGTCGCCATCATCGTCTTCGAGGGGTCGTTCCGACTCGACTTCGAGACCGTCAGCGACGCGCCGCGGGCAGTCTGGTGGTTGATAACCGTCGGTGCGGCCACGACGTTCGTCGGAACCGCCCTGACCGTTCGATTCCTCCTCGGACCCAGCTGGGACATTTCGCTTCTCGTCGCCGCGCTCCTCGTCGCGACCGGTCCGACGGTGATCACGCCGATCCTCGCGGTCGTTCCCGTCCGCGAGGCGGTCGCGACGACCCTCGAGACGGAGGGGATCGTCAACGACGTCACCGCCGCGATCCTCGCGATCGTCCTCTTCAAGGCGATGACGGCCCGCGAACTCGCGCCGCGGGGATACGTCGTCCTGTTCGCGGAACGGCTCGGGATGGGAATCGCCACCGGCCTCGTGATCGCGGCCGTCGTCTGGGTGCTCCTCACGCGGGTCGACCTTCCGGCAGAAGCGTCGCCGCAGACGGCACGGCTCCTGACGCTGGCTGCCGCCGTCGTCGCGTTCGCCATCGCGGATTCGGTGTTCTCGGAAGCCGGCATCGCGGCCGCCGCCACTGCGGGATTCGTGCTCGGGAACCTCGATCTCCCCCACCGGGAGAGTATCCTGCAATTCAAACGGGACGTGACCCTGCTCGTCCTCTCGTTCGTGTTCATCGCGCTCGCGGCGTTGCTCGAGTTCTCGGAACTGGTCGCGCTCGGCGTTTCCGGCCTCGCGGTCGTCGCCGTGTTGACGATCGTGCTCCGCCCGCTGGTCGTCTTCGCCTCTACGGCCGGCGGCGGATTCTCGAGCCGCGAACGGCTGTTCCTCAGTTTCGTCGGGCCCCGTGGAATCATCCCCGCGTCGGTCGCGACTCTGTTCGCCATCCGTCTCCGGACGGGTTCACCTCCGACGGATCCGGCCGGCGCGGACGTCCTGCTCGGCACGGTCTTTCTCGTCATCCTCGTCACGGTCGTCGTCGAGGCGGGCTTTGCGGGACAGATTGCAGCCGCGCTCGGCGTGACTCGATCGGACGATCGAGAGTAA
- a CDS encoding DUF447 domain-containing protein, with protein sequence MSDDAVAGDRTDFDDDPDGGTDSIAWPVTLTGVTETVVTTLGPNGLWNAAALGLFAGDPVTARTWGNTRTRRNLHRQGEAYVQFTRDPVDFADAALSIYELEEPILDSAGAWVRVRVEQVDSGTEGETEWEEWSLDPVESAIETETVPTIDRGLGAVVEATVAASRLGVAEYDEDRLRDRLDHCASIVERAGGPREREAIERVRGHSTW encoded by the coding sequence ATGAGCGACGACGCTGTGGCTGGCGATCGGACCGATTTCGACGACGACCCCGACGGCGGGACCGACAGCATCGCGTGGCCCGTCACGCTCACCGGCGTCACCGAGACCGTCGTGACGACGCTCGGGCCGAACGGACTGTGGAACGCCGCCGCGCTCGGACTGTTCGCCGGCGATCCCGTCACCGCCCGGACGTGGGGCAACACCCGGACGCGCCGGAACCTCCACCGGCAGGGCGAAGCCTACGTGCAGTTTACCCGCGATCCCGTCGACTTCGCCGACGCCGCGCTCTCGATCTACGAACTCGAGGAGCCGATCCTCGATTCCGCGGGCGCGTGGGTCCGCGTCCGGGTCGAACAGGTCGATTCGGGCACCGAGGGCGAGACGGAGTGGGAGGAGTGGTCACTCGACCCCGTGGAGAGCGCGATCGAGACCGAGACGGTGCCGACGATCGATCGGGGTCTGGGCGCGGTCGTCGAAGCCACCGTCGCCGCGTCGCGACTCGGGGTCGCGGAGTACGACGAGGATCGGCTGCGAGATCGACTCGATCACTGTGCATCGATCGTCGAGCGCGCGGGCGGGCCGCGGGAGCGCGAAGCGATCGAGCGCGTACGGGGCCACTCGACCTGGTGA
- a CDS encoding triphosphoribosyl-dephospho-CoA synthase, translated as MDDPADNAELALLLEVAGTPKPGNVDRHRDLDDLRFEHFLAGAVGAREGLDLAANGAAVGPAFERAIEGMATHGENSQFGALLLVIPLVRAARDDLSQPVAESVVEGTTVADAAAFYRAFEHVDVFVGDPPEDMEPLDVRRGADAIPALEDRGLTLLDVMDRSVPGDDVAREWIRGFERSFTAAERLAAADGPPTDRAATVFLSLLAERPDTLVVKRHGEAVAAEVTERAAELVDRDALETDRAAVETFADELVDRGVNPGTTADLTAAGLFIALEHEAVEI; from the coding sequence ATGGACGACCCCGCCGACAACGCGGAACTCGCGCTCTTGCTCGAGGTCGCGGGCACCCCGAAACCCGGGAACGTCGATCGGCACCGGGACCTCGACGACCTCCGGTTCGAGCACTTCCTGGCCGGAGCGGTCGGCGCTCGCGAGGGACTCGACCTCGCCGCGAACGGCGCGGCCGTCGGGCCGGCATTCGAGCGCGCGATCGAGGGAATGGCCACGCACGGAGAGAACAGCCAGTTCGGGGCACTGCTCCTGGTTATCCCGCTGGTCCGGGCCGCTCGCGACGACCTGTCCCAGCCAGTCGCAGAGTCCGTCGTCGAGGGGACGACCGTCGCCGACGCCGCCGCCTTCTACCGCGCGTTCGAACACGTCGACGTCTTCGTTGGCGACCCGCCAGAGGACATGGAACCGCTCGACGTCCGCCGCGGCGCGGACGCTATCCCTGCGCTCGAGGATCGCGGCCTGACGCTGCTCGACGTGATGGATCGCAGCGTCCCCGGGGACGACGTCGCTCGCGAGTGGATCCGCGGCTTCGAGCGATCGTTCACCGCCGCGGAGCGCCTCGCCGCGGCCGACGGCCCGCCCACCGATCGGGCCGCGACCGTCTTCCTCTCCCTGCTCGCCGAGCGTCCCGACACCCTCGTCGTCAAACGCCACGGCGAGGCGGTCGCGGCCGAGGTGACCGAGCGGGCCGCAGAACTGGTCGATCGAGACGCCCTCGAGACCGATCGCGCGGCCGTCGAAACCTTCGCCGACGAACTCGTCGACCGGGGCGTCAACCCTGGCACGACCGCGGACCTGACCGCGGCCGGGCTTTTCATCGCCCTCGAGCACGAAGCCGTCGAGATATGA
- a CDS encoding tRNA-dihydrouridine synthase yields the protein MFSPPLALASLSGEADADWARAGADYAGAAFLGGIALDADARAAARELVARDRTEFLPPDPLAFIDRQLAALADVPIQPAFNVRSTTPGPVVEAARVCRDRDALLEINAHCRQDELCAVGCGESLLRDADRLRRYVERASDTGATVGVKVRAEVPGVDLPDLARTIDSAGASFVHVDAMDTESVIADVVDASDLYVIANNGVRDDETVREYVAYGADAVSVGRPSDNPVMLERVHEAVDRHLETGRSQGAQPR from the coding sequence ATGTTCTCGCCACCGCTCGCCCTCGCGAGTCTCAGCGGGGAGGCCGACGCCGACTGGGCGCGCGCGGGGGCCGACTACGCCGGTGCCGCGTTCCTCGGCGGCATCGCCCTCGACGCGGACGCGAGAGCGGCGGCGCGGGAGCTCGTCGCCCGCGATCGAACCGAGTTCCTGCCGCCCGATCCGCTCGCGTTTATCGATCGCCAGCTCGCCGCCCTCGCGGACGTCCCGATCCAGCCGGCGTTCAACGTCCGGAGTACGACCCCCGGCCCCGTGGTCGAGGCCGCGAGGGTCTGTCGCGATCGCGACGCCCTCCTCGAGATCAACGCCCACTGCCGACAGGACGAACTCTGTGCCGTCGGCTGTGGGGAGAGCCTCTTGCGGGACGCCGATCGGCTCCGGCGCTACGTCGAGCGGGCGAGCGACACCGGCGCGACGGTCGGCGTCAAGGTCCGCGCGGAGGTCCCCGGTGTCGACCTGCCCGACCTCGCACGGACGATCGACTCTGCGGGAGCGTCGTTCGTCCACGTCGACGCGATGGACACCGAGTCGGTGATCGCCGACGTCGTCGACGCGAGCGATCTGTACGTGATCGCCAACAACGGCGTCCGCGACGACGAAACCGTCCGCGAGTACGTCGCGTACGGGGCCGACGCCGTCAGCGTCGGCCGGCCCAGCGACAACCCGGTCATGCTCGAGCGGGTCCACGAGGCGGTCGATCGACACCTCGAGACCGGACGCTCACAGGGAGCGCAGCCGCGGTGA
- the cofD gene encoding 2-phospho-L-lactate transferase, whose product MVTFLSGGTGTPKLLDGAAAAFSPEETTVVANTGDDIELGGLFVSPDVDTLLFQGGGILDRETWWGIAGDTHRTNSALMDIASAMDLPDGPQYLPEDEQTASRDLANWRRFSGIAEFMTIGDRDRAVHITRTSLLDQGHTLSEATQRLADGFGLTIDLLPMSDDPVASLVHTDRGMMHFQEYWVGHGGEPAVENVEFRGSSNAEPAPGVLDALDETVVIGPSNPVTSIGPMLSLPGVADALSQTTVVAVSPFLGDEAFSGPAGDLMEAVNAEPSTAGLATAYPFADAFIVDENDDVAFDRPTIRTDIRIDSREDAARVVRAIDQAIEIVR is encoded by the coding sequence ATGGTTACCTTCCTCTCCGGGGGCACCGGGACGCCGAAGCTGCTGGACGGTGCTGCAGCCGCGTTCTCGCCGGAGGAGACCACCGTCGTCGCCAACACGGGCGACGACATCGAACTCGGCGGCCTCTTCGTATCGCCGGACGTCGACACGCTGCTCTTCCAGGGCGGTGGCATCCTCGATCGCGAGACCTGGTGGGGAATCGCGGGCGACACCCACCGGACCAACTCGGCGCTGATGGACATCGCGTCCGCGATGGACCTTCCGGACGGCCCCCAGTATCTCCCCGAGGACGAACAGACTGCGAGCCGGGACCTCGCCAACTGGCGGCGGTTTTCGGGGATCGCCGAATTCATGACGATCGGCGACCGCGATCGAGCGGTCCACATCACCCGGACGAGCCTCCTCGACCAGGGGCACACGCTGAGCGAGGCCACCCAGCGACTCGCCGACGGGTTCGGGCTGACGATCGACCTGCTCCCGATGAGCGACGACCCCGTCGCCAGCCTGGTCCACACGGATCGGGGCATGATGCACTTCCAGGAGTACTGGGTCGGCCACGGGGGCGAGCCGGCCGTCGAGAACGTCGAGTTCCGCGGCTCGTCGAACGCCGAGCCCGCACCCGGCGTGCTCGACGCGCTGGACGAGACGGTCGTCATCGGCCCGTCGAACCCAGTCACGAGCATCGGCCCGATGCTCTCGCTTCCGGGCGTCGCCGACGCCCTGAGCCAGACGACGGTCGTCGCCGTCTCGCCGTTCCTCGGCGACGAGGCCTTCTCGGGGCCGGCCGGCGACCTCATGGAGGCCGTCAACGCGGAGCCGAGCACGGCGGGGCTGGCGACCGCCTACCCCTTCGCCGACGCGTTCATCGTGGACGAGAACGACGACGTCGCGTTCGATCGGCCGACGATCCGGACCGACATCCGGATCGATTCCCGCGAGGACGCCGCACGGGTCGTCAGGGCGATCGACCAGGCGATCGAAATAGTACGCTGA
- a CDS encoding aldo/keto reductase produces the protein MTATELPQPGFGTSGHEGESCTEAVHTALETGYRHVDTAQMYDNERAVGRAIDRADVDREEVFLATKVHPSNLAPEDVIESTAASLDRLGVDVVDLLYVHWPTGAYDPEETLPAFDEVRDRGWTRHVGVSNFTIELLEEAMEILESPILANQVELHPRLQQDDLVSFSQDRDVQTVAYCPIARGDVAEIDVLQEIAATHDATPVQVALAWHYGRDGVVPIPKGSGEHVRENYDALEIDLTDAERARIAALDRGERLIDPDEAPWNR, from the coding sequence GGAGCTTCCACAGCCGGGGTTCGGCACGTCCGGCCACGAGGGCGAGTCCTGCACCGAGGCCGTCCACACGGCGCTCGAAACCGGCTACCGACACGTCGACACGGCCCAGATGTACGACAACGAACGCGCGGTCGGCCGCGCGATCGATCGCGCCGACGTCGATCGCGAGGAAGTCTTCCTCGCGACGAAAGTTCACCCGTCGAATCTCGCACCGGAGGACGTGATCGAGTCGACCGCGGCGAGCCTCGATCGGCTCGGCGTCGACGTCGTCGACCTGCTGTACGTGCACTGGCCGACGGGAGCGTACGACCCCGAGGAAACCCTGCCGGCGTTCGACGAGGTTCGCGACCGCGGGTGGACCCGCCACGTCGGGGTGAGCAACTTCACGATCGAGTTGCTCGAGGAGGCGATGGAGATCCTCGAGTCGCCGATACTCGCCAACCAGGTCGAACTCCACCCGCGGCTCCAGCAGGACGACCTCGTCTCGTTCTCGCAGGACCGCGACGTTCAGACGGTCGCGTACTGTCCGATCGCGAGGGGCGACGTGGCCGAGATCGACGTGCTCCAGGAGATCGCGGCGACCCACGACGCGACGCCGGTCCAGGTCGCGCTGGCGTGGCACTACGGTCGCGACGGCGTCGTCCCGATTCCGAAGGGGTCCGGCGAGCACGTTCGCGAGAACTACGACGCGCTCGAAATCGACCTGACCGACGCGGAGCGAGCGCGGATCGCGGCGCTCGATCGCGGCGAGCGGCTGATCGATCCCGACGAGGCCCCCTGGAACCGGTAG